The Trinickia caryophylli genomic sequence CGAGGTAGGCGACCATCGCCGCGACCTCCTCTGCCCTGCCGCTCCTGCCAACGGGAACGAGCTGCTTGACGCGCTCGGGCGGAAACACCGACTCGGTCATCGGCGATTCGATGATCCCGGGCGCAACGGCATTGACGGTGATGCCGCGCGAGGCCAGCTCGAGCGCCAGCGACTTCGTCGCGCCGATGAGCCCTGCTTTTGCGGCCGCGTAATTCGTCTGGCCACGGTTGCCGCTCAGCGCCGTGACCGATGCGATATTGACGATGCGTCCGCGGCGCGTGCGAATCATCGGCAGCAGCAGCGGTTGCGTGACATTGAAAAAGCCGTTGAGCGTGACGTCGATCACGCTGCGCCACTGCTGCGACGACATGCCGGCCATCGGCGCATCGTCGTGGATGCCCGCGTTGTTCACGACGATCTGTATGGGGCCGCCTTCGAGCAGTCGCTCGAGCGCGGCTCGCGACGCCGCTTCATCGGTCACGTCGAACGAAATCGCGTGAGCCGTCCCACCGGCATCGACGATGCGGGCGGCGACGGCTTCGGCTGCAGCCGGATTGCGGTTCGCGTGCACGCATACTTCATGGCCCGCGGCGGCAAGCGCTTCACTGATCGCCTGACCCAATGCGCCGCTGCCGCCTGTCACCAACGCCTTCATCGCGCCTCGCCGCACGCGTCAGCGAACCCGATGCTCGGCCACGTACGCGGCCAGAGCACCCAGCGTGGAGAAAATCTTCGCGTTGTCCGGATTGTCGGAGCGCAACTCGAAACCGTACTTCTTCGAGATCAGCAGCGCAATTTCGAGGATATCGATGGAATCGAGTCCAAAGCCCTCGCCGTAAAGCACCGTATCTCCGGATACGTCGGCAATCTGAATATCCTCGAGGTTCAATTCGCGGATCATCAGCTCGGCGAGCTCTCTTTCCAATTCATTCATCATACTTACAACGGGCTGACTGCGAGGGTACGGTCTGAAACGGGGAAGCACGCGGCGAACCCGGCATGGCTTCGTGGCCCCGATCCGGCTTGCAGGCCCGACCGGTCGCCAAAAACGACCGGACGATAAGGGGGCCCGTTCAGGTCCGAGCGATTCTAGACGAAGCGCTACGCGGCGTACACCCCGAAAGGTTACTGAATGAAGCGGGCGGGCGGCCCCGGCGGGCTCCCGCGGCAAGCCGGGGACAGGCGCCATGCTTGGCCTGCGCAGGCAGCGCCGCTACAATCCCGCGCGGCGCCGATATCGGCGGCTGTACAAAAAGGTTACAAATCACAACACCGGCACGGAACGAACTCCGTATGATCCATCGAACGCAGTAATAAGGGCGGCCGATGGCATTGCCGACGAGCCACATTCGCGATGGTATTGCTTTCTATTTCTTTCCCCCGCTACAAGCCGGCTGTCATAGCCTACGAGACAGGGTACGAGTACACGTTGCCGCGAGGAGGCAACGAATGAATCGCTCAGGCTCCCATGCGATCGTGCGCGGCGTGGCCGGTGCGGCCCTCATCGTCGCCTACGAGGCCGGCGCCCACCACGCGGTCAGCACACCGGGCCTCGAGCGTCTGGGGCTCGGGCTCGTCCTGGCGCCGGCGGGCATGCTGGCGCTCGGCATGGCGGCGCGATCGCCGCGCCGTGCCCTGCTCCTGCCGCTCTTCGTCCTCGCTGCCGCGGCGGTATGGATGTCGCGCGGCGCGCTCGCCCGCCACTACGGGTGGGGCCTCTATCTCGAGCACGTTCTTTTCAACGGCGCGCTCGGCTACCTGTTCGGCCGCTCGCTCGCCGCGGGCCGCGAGCCGCTTTGCACCCAATTCGCCGCCATGGTGCGCGGCCGTCCGCTCGCGCCGGAGATCGCCGCCTATACGCGGCGCATCACGGTGGCCTGGACGCTTTTTTTCGCGGCGATCGTAGCGGTGTCCACCGCGCTTTTCGCCAAGGCTTCGCTCGAAGCGTGGTCGACGTTCGCCAACTATCTGACATTACCGCTCGCGGGGCTGATGTTCGCGGTCGAGCATGCGTGCCGGCGCATCGCCCTGCCCGGCGTGCGAGCCTCGGGCATGCTCGAAAGCATCCGGGCCTACCGGCGCTCCGTGGGCCCGGGGCCTGCCGGGCTTCGATGACTGCCGTCGCGCACGGTCAGCGCCGCTAAAATTATCCGCAATCGCTTCGCCTATCCGTCGCCTGCGCTATGCCGAGTTTTCCGCTGGTCTCTCACTCTTCGCCCGATCGGACGATCGCCTGGCGCGATGGCGCGCCCGTGACGGTGCGCGCCTTCCTCGCCGAGGTCAGCGCGCTGGCGGCGGCCTTGCCGTGCGGCGATCACGTCTTCAACGTCTGCAAGGACCGCTACCGGTTCACGGTGGGCCTGTGCGCCACGCTCGTCGCAGGCAAGGTCAGCCTGTTGCCGTCCACCTACACGCCCCAGACGGTGCGTCAGTTACAGTCGTTTGCGCCGGACGCGTTCTGCCTGCACGACGCCGACGATTGCTCGATCGACCTGCCG encodes the following:
- a CDS encoding phosphopantetheine-binding protein; translated protein: MNELERELAELMIRELNLEDIQIADVSGDTVLYGEGFGLDSIDILEIALLISKKYGFELRSDNPDNAKIFSTLGALAAYVAEHRVR
- a CDS encoding COG4648 family protein, whose amino-acid sequence is MNRSGSHAIVRGVAGAALIVAYEAGAHHAVSTPGLERLGLGLVLAPAGMLALGMAARSPRRALLLPLFVLAAAAVWMSRGALARHYGWGLYLEHVLFNGALGYLFGRSLAAGREPLCTQFAAMVRGRPLAPEIAAYTRRITVAWTLFFAAIVAVSTALFAKASLEAWSTFANYLTLPLAGLMFAVEHACRRIALPGVRASGMLESIRAYRRSVGPGPAGLR
- the fabG gene encoding 3-oxoacyl-ACP reductase FabG, with amino-acid sequence MKALVTGGSGALGQAISEALAAAGHEVCVHANRNPAAAEAVAARIVDAGGTAHAISFDVTDEAASRAALERLLEGGPIQIVVNNAGIHDDAPMAGMSSQQWRSVIDVTLNGFFNVTQPLLLPMIRTRRGRIVNIASVTALSGNRGQTNYAAAKAGLIGATKSLALELASRGITVNAVAPGIIESPMTESVFPPERVKQLVPVGRSGRAEEVAAMVAYLVSDAAAFVTGQVMSINGGQI